The Chroicocephalus ridibundus chromosome 3, bChrRid1.1, whole genome shotgun sequence genome includes the window AACTAGGTGGCATATTTGTCAATGTGACCCAAGTGATGGAACTGATCATGACATGTATTTTGTATGTGGTTGTTAGCGGGAACTTGCTGTCACATAGTTTTCCATATGTACCAGTGACTGAGAAAACTTGGTCTGTAATTGCATTTGTTACACTGCTGCCCTGTGTATTTATCAAGACTCTCAAAATTGTTTCCAAACTCAGCCAGCTTTGCTCCTTGGTCCATTTCATTATCATCCTTGTAGTCATGATTTACTGTCTCACACAAATACATCGGTGGTCCTGGGCAAAATTCAGACTCTCCGTTGAGTTTGAGGACTTCTTGGTCTCTGTAGGGGTGATCATTTTCAGTTACACTTCGCAAATATTTCTTCCCACACTTGAAGGTAACATGAAAAACCCAGGGGAATTTAGATGCATGCTGAATTGGACTCACTTTTTTGCTTGTGTCTTGAAAACAACCTTTGCGCTGACGGCATTCTTGACCTGGGGTGAAGAGACAAAGGAAGTTATTACTGACAACCTGCCATCGTTTCTTCAAACCCTAGTGAATTTGTGTCTCTTAACCAAGGCTCTTCTTTCTTACCCTTTACCCTTTTTTGCAGCCACAGAAATTGTGTATGCTTGTATTTCTAGAGGCAACCATTCCAATTACAGATCTCCACTATTCGCTCTGGGTGTAAGAGGCTCATTTCTCCTGTTAACTCTGCTGATGGCCATGTTCATACCACATTTTGCCCTGTTGATGGGTTTAACAGGCAGTGTAACAGGTGCTGCTatgacttttcttcttccttctctctttcacttAAAACTTAAGTGGAAAAAACTATCCTTCTTAGAAAAATGTGCAGAtatcactgtttttattttgggtttcctTTGTAGCATTGCAGGCATAGTTTGCTCAATAAAAGGGCTGCTTGAAGTATTCGGAGGAGCGTAAAAAGACTTCCTGAAAGCCAAAAAAGGCCCAAATCTTATAAATGCTTTTAGCCTGTTAGTATATAAGATATTTTGTTACTAGGTAAAATTAAGGATATGCTTAAATGTTTGCAGGGTCAGGGCTTTAACTGAAAAGTATGTGGCTCTAAGCAAATATTGGAAAATAACCTTTATTGCCAAAAAGTACAAAATTACCCGTATTGTAGATGTTGAGAGGAAAGAAGGTGTTTGAGATGGTTTAgcatgaaaatagttttaaaccAGTCCTATATAGTTTTGCTCATACATGAGATGCACATCCTACAATGGTTACTGCAAGTGATTCCAATTTAACCAGAATTTCTCACAGGGTTAGATACTATTCAGTCTCAAAGCTATCAGAGCTAGCTTACAGGATATGGTAGAGGTTAAGAGAGCTACCGTTGCAAATGGATGAAATATGATTTCACATTATTGCCAGAATATGAACAGAACAAATCAGTGAATTTGGGTTTTGATGTAAGACAAGTCCTActacttgttttttaaatgagtcGGCAAAAAAAGAACTCAGTTTACAACCGCTTTGAAAGCCAGCTTTTATCATGAGGTCAAATGGGAATACAGAGTAAAACAGGCATTCTAACAGCTCACAGTCATGGAAAAGGGAATTTGTTCTGAAAGAAGCTATAGCCGCtgactgcagcttttctgcaagTCTAATTCCTGAGATTCATGCCTCTGCAATAGTTATTCTATTGGTTGGGTTACGAGAATTCTCACTCATAGCATGAAAAAGTTAACATGCAGTTCACTCTCCCTCTTAGGCAGAAAAATTCTTTGATCTTTGTATTTTATCTGATGATACTAAAAGCTCAATGACGTAAATCAAGTTCAATAAACAGACATGCAGTTAACTTCCTGTACGACTTGCTAGATCTTTAGCTTTAAAAGATATTGGCTTAATAAAAAGATCAACATTGCAATGTATTTTACATTAGTGATAAAACATTATGACAAGAAGCAATCTAATCAGAGTACTCTAATGAATACATATCATCTTATTGTACTAAATCTATGTTATATTAAGTAATTAAAGTAATTATTTGACAGAATAAAGTTTACATTTTCATTACGAACAATTTCACACAACTTCCTACTGCATCATATGAAAAAGTCTTTGCATGTCAACATAAGTCTGGATTATAGAATAAAAAGCCTAGTAGTAATTGCttaaataaaccatttttctATGTAGTATCGTAGCTTTAATGCTTCTGTCCTGCGTGAGCAACAGTGACCTCTCAAGGCTAATTTGCTGAATGATAAATAACATGCAATTAAACTTGAGAGGAGTTCGGGTGAGCCTTGTATGCCACCCTGttcctttctttgtttccaaGTGTATGCTTGCTGTGTGGAATAGCGATGAAAGgtttattaaaacaaattaattttgtaattacaAAATTTCTAAGAAAACTGAGGAAATAACTAGTCTCTTCAAATTTGAATTACTTCCTTGGTACGAAGGGTCAAATTCTGCACTCGAATCCACAACAGTTTAATTTATTGATACTGAGATTTGTGCTGGAACAAATATGAGGTAGGTATTTTTAAGgagtcttttcatttttatgtagAATGTCAAAAATACATTACTCATTGAAGTACTTGAAAGCTTGTTATTACCCCTATGACACAGTTAGAAGGATATTATTACTTGGATGATGTCAATGAAAGGGTATCATTACTTCTTGCGTGGAGAAGTTTCACAGATAAACAAACATGCAGGAACAGTATTTGTTCTATTTATCCTATAGAAATCTCTGAGGACAGAGGGAGGCTGTCCAAAGACACTTGGAAAAATTCGTTCAGCTACTTTACTTAAAAACTCTCGACAAACAATTCAccattttttcctgtctcctactTGTATTTAATGTGTTTTGTCTCTAACTCTTCAGAAATTCTTGGAATCGCCTCAGTGCATTTACTGTTGAGGAAACCTTGGAAACTGGATAAGCACTTTATTTGTACGGCAGTTTTAGGAATTCCCTGGCTCATCATCGTAGTTTAAAACTGGCTTTAGTTGGACTTTTCTCCTCTCAGCCTTTTCAAGAAGCCAATGCCTTTTCCTTTCAAGTCAAAGATAGTCATTCCCTCCGCCCCCATCATGCTCTCTCACTTACACAAGCTCTTTCCTACAGGGGGCGATGATACATGTTTTATAAGACATGTACTCTTATTGTCCTTATTTAATCATTTTCATAATCTCAGTTAACATTGGGGAACATTAAGGACTATGATTAACAAGTAAATACAACTGTAAATGCacaaaagtgaaaggaaagtcATGCAAGTGCAAGGCCTCGAGAAGTCACTTAGCAGAGGCCACTAGAATAAGAGAAAAAACATAGTTCAAGACTCCTTTTTTGTGGCCAGCATTTGGCAATTTTGAAGTGTGCCATTGTTGTGGGATAAAAAAGCTGTATGAGCTTCCCGTTAAAGCCATGGCCAGACATCTTCATGAGAAACTGTCTTCTGGGGTCAAGATTAAATGAACCTTCCAACTCAGAAAGGCAGAGATACACATACACACCTTATAATATTCAAGCCTGAATGTGATGCTCAGCAcacaataaagacaaaaatacatattcatgaTATAAGGCTAACTCACTGGATTTCATTTCCTAAAACAcacaattttgtgtatttttagatATAGATTTCTTTCTGAATACTTTCCAGTGGCAAAATTCAATTAACAAAGTACATAAAATATTTGCAACTCTCTATATTAGCCAGACATTAAAATACCATCTATAGAATATGTTCAAAGAATCTAGAAAGGTGGTATTACTATCAATTATGAACCAGGAGGCACTGTATTTATCTGTATAAAGACTATCGGGAATTTTTGTCACTAAATTTGTACTACCAATCATTAGAATCACTGAAGCTAGAAAAGTAAAAGACTGACTAAATATTAGCCTATTATTTTGGCCACTCCTGGATTATTCATTGTAGTATGATGGTGCTTTatcaaaattaattctgaaagcaAACAACCAACAGCAGtgaacaagaagaaaatgctaaGGAACGAATTAtgagctgaaataaaacattttcaaacagtCTTGCTTCATTTGTTGTGCCGGGAGAAGTATGAGTAAAGGAACCTGTTTCCTTTCAGCAAGACTGTCACAGGCATTGCCCATGTTTCTCCCCTTTTACAGAGACTGCAGTGTCAACACCAAACCCTGAATTCCTAGTTCTGACAGTAATTATGCAGTTTTAAATCAATCAGATtactctaaaatgaaaataaaagctcaaCCAGGGTATCTCTTGCAGATAAACTGAGGAACTTCAGGCGTTTGTTTATGAAATCTTTCAAAAGCTTGAATCTGAGGTTAGGGTGAAAACCTCGCTCCTGCTGACTCAGTGGGAGTATAATCACTGACTTCAGTTGACCAAGGCTCTAACTTCTATAGTCCATTCACAATGCTTCACTTACTCTTACACCAAAGCTTGGTCATCACTTTACTTCATAACTGGAGGTTCTTTTCCACGTTATCacgtcttttctctttttccagcagTGAGATAATGTTTTCCCTGTCGATGCTACTGAAATGTTAGAAAGATGTCAGAAGAGCTATTGAAAGAAGTTCTTGAGGCTAACACTATTTCATTAACTCTTCGTCCTTGATTAttcacttcattttcattttgtgaagTGAATTCTGAACTACCCGTACAAAATTAACTTTGCATTAACTGGTTATACTGAAAATGTGGTTGTACAAAAATGGAACAAATGAGATGTCGTGCAAATGCTTCATTAAATCAAGCTTcaatttttagtatttcttttcaaaactgatAGCTGATTTCTGGAAATCATTTATCCAGTTCTTCTGCATTATTATTAATTATCCGGATAATATATTGGtcttagaaaatatttatctgcCAAAATTGAGTAGGAAAGGAAAAGTATCTCAAAAGATATTTTGATAGTATGCTGAGATTTAGTTGACCCAAACGCTCATATGGGAAATAAAATGTTGGAAAATTTATTGTGTTCTGTAGTAGCTGGCAATGAATTTGAAAATACGCAGTTTCAAAACCACTTAAGTATTT containing:
- the LOC134513745 gene encoding vesicular inhibitory amino acid transporter-like, with the protein product MAHLKQTFSSLFNRFRETPSLFWGIVKWDRCLDTDEEHVNFARRDQLNRAHSEEGEEPDGPLNFELDVCHQNPEYKSPAPLPQAQVKPITSWEAGWNVTNAIQGIFVLGLPYALLHSGYSGLFLIILAAALCCYTGKILIACLYEENEDGQLIRVRDTYEDIANACCKKLSPKLGGIFVNVTQVMELIMTCILYVVVSGNLLSHSFPYVPVTEKTWSVIAFVTLLPCVFIKTLKIVSKLSQLCSLVHFIIILVVMIYCLTQIHRWSWAKFRLSVEFEDFLVSVGVIIFSYTSQIFLPTLEGNMKNPGEFRCMLNWTHFFACVLKTTFALTAFLTWGEETKEVITDNLPSFLQTLVNLCLLTKALLSYPLPFFAATEIVYACISRGNHSNYRSPLFALGVRGSFLLLTLLMAMFIPHFALLMGLTGSVTGAAMTFLLPSLFHLKLKWKKLSFLEKCADITVFILGFLCSIAGIVCSIKGLLEVFGGAVLNCGGIQTSCASRDREGGLYSMAYLESGSGEKILLHDPRASEPYSCEQTCLKGRLFITGGNDSIYGNPVYYNCSSDQRDFTGVRSQASAAKERGAKEKKNPKPQTLARRYSQAG